The DNA sequence GCTCCTCGCCCAGCTCCTGGGCGCTGGCGGGTGCGGTCTCCAGGATCCGGATCTTCAGCAGCTCGCGATTGTTGAGCGCTGCCGCCACGCTGTCGGCCACGGCATCGGTGACGCCATCCTTGCCGATCTGGAGGATGGGCCGGACGGCCTGAGCAATCGATCGCAGCAGCGCGCGCTGTCG is a window from the Longimicrobiales bacterium genome containing:
- a CDS encoding YhbY family RNA-binding protein, with translation MADLKPRQRALLRSIAQAVRPILQIGKDGVTDAVADSVAAALNNRELLKIRILETAPASAQELGEELVARVDGAHLVQVIGRTLVIFRRHPEKPEISLPD